One region of Salvia miltiorrhiza cultivar Shanhuang (shh) chromosome 3, IMPLAD_Smil_shh, whole genome shotgun sequence genomic DNA includes:
- the LOC131015797 gene encoding putative late blight resistance protein homolog R1B-16, whose protein sequence is MAAYAAIVSLMNTINQIEHHPSPPISIHKQQLESLTQILTFLQEFLESYKPPVADGDEADPLEMRIADAAHAVEDVIESHIVNVIKLGSSSPNEVSCIDFYEDLQQVIEEMNVIKKEAMETSAEAQLQRKVSSTHAGSLTSTSTVKESMMVGFDDVQLQLLDWLTGGNRNRQIIPITGMGGIGKTTLARHIFEHALVKEYFDIRAWTTISQTYNVRETLREILYQVSGDSRDDFSDENELGEKLHKCLWGRRYIIILDDMWSVEVWYKMRFFFPDYNDGSRVIVTTRLSNLAAELTNSNSIGMRFLDDVSSWNLFSKTVFGDEGFPLQLEEIGKKIVEKCKGLPLSIAVIGGLLAKSELTLEYWEHIEENLSSIVNSKNDEYCLRVLKLSYDHLPAYLKPCFLYMGVFEEDEEIRVAELMRLWVSEGFLKPIINKSLKTIAKEYLKELVDRNLILVHKLGAVGNIKYCKMHDLVRDLSFQEAEKQRFYYVLGQHCPRGINSQRRIAIPRSTSAMTVKDAMETMSSRARSFICHGNTVPELLDFRFLRTLSAYEYSRGYLEEIVFQLVNLRYLWARFREGFQIPSSISLLWNLHTLIVSCWVHKTAPVEIWKMHQLKHVEFKYPGLMYLPDPPSGDSDVMMENLETLKGVIYFNLNEEVVKRIPNIKKLGIVYMHKVMERVKCLSYLQCLSKLESLTCSIGHGSDDEYLQSISFPHSLKKLSLQCGKLFHLEEILEKIGSLPLLEKLQLFGGQFATGRWEIVEGQFPSLKYLILEQCRDMECWTLESSCLPRLEQLELWYMESLEEFPSEIGEIPTLKSIRLLNCSESAVVSLKKIVEEQEELQGDPPFHVLVESFNV, encoded by the coding sequence ATGGCAGCCTATGCAGCCATAGTTTCTCTTATGAATACCATCAATCAGATCGAGCACCACCCTTCCCCTCCAATTTCTATCCACAAACAACAACTTGAATCTCTCACTCAAATTCTTACCTTTTTGCAGGAATTTCTTGAAAGTTATAAGCCCCCTGTTGCTGATGGAGATGAAGCTGATCCGCTGGAGATGCGTATCGCAGATGCAGCTCATGCTGTTGAAGATGTTATCGAATCACATATTGTGAACGTGATTAAACTGGGTAGTTCTAGTCCCAATGAAGTCAGTTGCATCGACTTCTATGAAGATCTACAGCAAGTGATAGAAGAAATGAATGTGATCAAGAAGGAAGCCATGGAGACTTCAGCTGAAGCTCAGCTGCAGAGAAAGGTCTCCTCGACTCATGCTGGCTCCTTGACGTCCACTTCCACTGTGAAGGAAAGCATGATGGTGGGGTTTGATGACGTGCAACTTCAACTCTTGGATTGGCTCACTGGAGGGAACCGTAACCGCCAAATCATCCCAATCACAGGGATGGGCGGGATTGGTAAAACCACTCTTGCCCGACATATATTTGAGCATGCCCTTGTTAAGGAGTATTTTGATATTCGTGCGTGGACTACAATTTCTCAAACTTATAATGTTAGAGAAACACTTAGAGAAATTCTTTACCAAGTGAGCGGAGATTCGAGGGATGACTTTAGTGATGAGAACGAATTGGGAGAAAAATTGCACAAGTGTTTATGGGGTAGGAGGTATATTATAATattggatgatatgtggagtgtAGAAGTGTGGTACAAGATGAGGTTTTTCTTTCCCGATTACAATGATGGGAGTCGAGTAATTGTAACGACTAGGCTCTCAAACTTGGCTGCCGAGTTGACAAACTCTAACAGCATTGGTATGAGATTTTTAGATGATGTTAGTAGCTGGAATTTGTTCTCCAAAACTGTATTTGGGGATGAGGGCTTTCCTCTTCAACTCGAGGAAATTGGAAAGAAAATTGTGGAAAAGTGTAAGGGACTTCCTTTGTCGATTGCTGTGATTGGCGGTCTACTAGCAAAGTCCGAACTTACACTTGAATATTGGGAGCACATAGAGGAAAACTTAAGCTCAATAGTGAATtcgaaaaatgatgaatattgcTTGAGAGTATTGAAACTGAGCTATGACCATTTGCCTGCCTATCTGAAGCCTTGTTTTTTGTACATGGGAGTGTTTGAGGAAGATGAGGAAATTAGGGTTGCAGAACTCATGAGGTTATGGGTTTCTGAAGGCTTTCTCAAACCAATAATCAATAAAAGCTTGAAAACAATTGCCAAGGAGTATTTGAAGGAGCTAGTGGATAGAAACCTCATTCTAGTTCATAAGTTGGGGGCAGTTGGGAATATAAAGTACTGCAAAATGCATGATTTAGTGAGAGATCTATCAtttcaagaagctgaaaagcAGAGGTTTTATTATGTCTTAGGGCAACATTGTCCTCGAGGGATAAATAGCCAACGCCGCATTGCTATTCCCAGAAGCACTTCAGCTATGACAGTCAAGGATGCCATGGAAACTATGTCGTCACGTGCTCGTTCTTTCATATGTCATGGCAATACGGTTCCAGAATTGCTAGATTTCAGATTTTTGAGGACACTGAGTGCATATGAGTATTCCAGAGGGTATTTAGAAGAAATTGTGTTTCAATTGGTGAACTTGAGGTACCTTTGGGCTAGATTTCGTGAGGGGTTCCAAATCCCTTCTTCAATTAGTCTGCTCTGGAATCTACACACACTAATTGTTTCTTGTTGGGTACATAAGACTGCACCAGTAGAAATTTGGAAAATGCATCAGCTTAAGCATGTCGAGTTCAAATATCCAGGATTAATGTATCTCCCAGATCCTCCGAGCGGGGATAGTGATGTTATGATGGAGAATCTAGAGACGCTCAAAGGAGTGATTTATTTCAACTTGAATGAAGAAGTGGTTAAGAGAATTCCCAATATCAAGAAACTAGGTATAGTGTACATGCATAAAGTAATGGAGAGAGTGAAGTGCCTCAGCTATCTTCAATGTCTGAGTAAGCTGGAAAGCTTGACGTGCTCTATTGGACATGGAAGTGATGATGAGTATCTGCAGAGTATTAGCTTCCCGCACTCACTCAAGAAGCTGTCACTTCAATGCGGAAAGTTGTTCCATTTGGAGGAAATTCTGGAAAAGATAGGTTCATTACCACTTCTTGAGAAGCTCCAACTGTTTGGTGGGCAGTTTGCAACAGGCAGATGGGAAATAGTTGAAGGCCAATTCCCCAGCCTCAAATACTTGATATTGGAACAGTGTAGGGATATGGAATGTTGGACGTTAGAGAGCTCCTGCTTGCCACGCCTTGAGCAACTTGAGCTCTGGTACATGGAGTCGTTGGAGGAGTTCCCTTCAGAAATTGGAGAAATACCAACACTCAAATCAATTAGATTGTTGAATTGCAGTGAATCAGCGGTTGTGTCTTTGAAAAAGATAGTAGAGGAGCAAGAGGAATTACAAGGGGACCCACCCTTTCATGTTCTAGTTGAGTCATTCAACGTGTAG